In the Rhea pennata isolate bPtePen1 chromosome 25, bPtePen1.pri, whole genome shotgun sequence genome, one interval contains:
- the MYOG gene encoding myogenin — translation MELFETNPYFFPDQRFYEGENFLGSRLQGYEPAAFQERPDVALCAEGRVGMEEKDSALPEHCPGQCLPWACKICKRKTVSIDRRRAATLREKRRLKKVNEAFEALKRSTLLNPNQRLPKVEILRSAIQYIERLQTLLSTLNQQEREQRDLRFRSTASQPGAAGECGSGSSSCSPEWSTQLEFGSNPADHLLADDASEDRNLQSLSSIVESIAVEDVAVTFQEERVQN, via the exons atGGAGCTCTTCGAGACCAACCCCTACTTTTTCCCGGACCAAAGGTTTTACGAGGGGGAAAACTTCCTGGGCTCCCGCTTGCAGGGCTATGAGCCAGCAGCTTTCCAGGAGCGGCCTGATGTGGCCCTGTGTGCCGAGGGCAGGGTGGGCATGGAGGAGAAGGACTCAGCCCTACCTGAGCACTGCCCGGGGCAATGTCTGCCCTGGGCCTGTAAGATCTGCAAGCGGAAGACGGTTTCCATCGACCGGCGCCGGGCGGCCACCCTGCGGGAGAAACGCAGGTTAAAAAAGGTGAACGAGGCCTTCGAGGCCCTGAAACGGAGCACTTTGCTTAACCCCAACCAGCGGCTGCCCAAGGTGGAGATCCTGCGCAGCGCCATCCAGTACATCGAGCGCCTCCAGACCCTGCTCAGCACCCTCAACCAGCAGGAGCGGGAGCAGAGGGACCTGCGCTTCCGCAGCACAGCCTCCCAGCCAGGG GCGGCTGGCGAGTGCGGGTCCGgcagctcctcctgcagccccgAGTGGAGCACCCAGCTGGAGTTTGGCAGCAACCCTGCAG ATCACCTCTTGGCTGATGATGCTTCGGAGGACCGCAACCTCCAATCCCTCTCCTCCATCGTGGAGAGCATCGCTGTGGAGGATGTAGCAGTGACGTTCCAGGAGGAGCGAGTTCAAAATTGA